The following coding sequences are from one Bifidobacterium sp. window:
- a CDS encoding phosphotransferase enzyme family protein, with protein MESKGNPQLDMVVQRWPDVDLDQAQALCSSLSEPVVAQRILSHSARPTAAASLVSTNVAPIFIKRYDRAIRDTPSITPYHRYAEYLGDHGITAPRFLHFNSQSSTAFSVDSSNDTVAVQGNAAFECYVAVEGEDRYAKALSWDSPSDLEEAHELGSYVASIDCASVGFAEARLPINGMSNTFGMFASGDIHKSLNLWLSQRPLVRRYLELTQRDIAHDVQVVEPYASRVGKLYQTLPARWTHGDPHISNFLWHGKHPSAVIDFGLSDQNTAIFELAMLLERHCIQWVDIMDGNEAAYQPDVAAALITGYCTVRPLSDIERLILPDILAICQAEAGLNWLQYYMKLPNRLQDADWCYDSCFLAHTRWFSTPSGQSLLKDIRECLEKCAR; from the coding sequence ATGGAAAGTAAGGGAAATCCTCAGCTCGATATGGTTGTGCAACGTTGGCCAGATGTTGATCTTGATCAGGCGCAGGCACTATGTTCATCACTTTCAGAACCAGTCGTTGCACAAAGAATACTGTCACACAGTGCTCGGCCAACCGCAGCAGCATCCTTGGTGAGTACCAATGTCGCTCCTATATTTATCAAACGCTATGATCGTGCAATTCGTGATACTCCAAGCATCACCCCATATCATCGCTACGCCGAATATCTTGGCGATCATGGTATTACTGCACCTCGATTCTTGCATTTCAACTCCCAATCCTCCACAGCTTTTAGCGTCGATTCAAGCAATGACACTGTAGCTGTGCAAGGTAACGCAGCATTTGAATGCTATGTCGCTGTAGAGGGTGAAGACCGCTATGCGAAGGCCCTAAGTTGGGATTCTCCCTCTGATCTCGAAGAGGCACACGAACTAGGCTCATACGTTGCATCCATTGATTGCGCCTCTGTAGGATTTGCAGAGGCACGTTTACCAATCAACGGTATGTCGAATACCTTTGGCATGTTTGCATCCGGTGATATTCACAAATCACTCAACCTATGGCTTAGTCAACGTCCACTCGTTAGGCGCTATCTGGAACTCACGCAACGCGATATTGCACATGATGTACAGGTAGTTGAACCATATGCCAGTCGTGTAGGCAAGTTGTATCAGACTCTGCCTGCAAGATGGACGCACGGCGATCCTCATATCTCGAATTTCCTATGGCACGGCAAACACCCATCTGCCGTTATTGACTTCGGCCTATCAGACCAAAACACTGCAATCTTCGAGCTCGCAATGCTATTAGAGCGACACTGCATACAGTGGGTTGACATTATGGACGGTAACGAGGCAGCATACCAGCCTGATGTCGCCGCAGCACTTATAACAGGCTATTGCACAGTGCGCCCTTTGAGCGATATTGAACGACTTATACTGCCAGACATATTGGCTATCTGCCAAGCTGAAGCTGGCCTGAACTGGCTGCAGTACTACATGAAACTTCCTAACCGTCTGCAAGATGCTGATTGGTGCTACGACTCCTGTTTTCTGGCACATACTCGCTGGTTCTCAACTCCTTCAGGGCAATCCTTACTCAAAGACATACGCGAGTGCCTCGAAAAATGCGCTAGATAG
- a CDS encoding AI-2E family transporter: MSAQDNQQFDLASVFPHKGDPRRPPEWYGRALLYTGIAVYLAWFIFRSWGQVEFVVLDIVISMFIALAMEPLVQNLVRHGWRRGVAAAVSLVVLVIVAIALLVMFGNMFVQQVTGMAEGLPDFYEQMSKTIEQQTSWQLPAISDLGNEIVKNIQSSWVTDFAGQAISTTVGFMSFLLNFLTVLLVTYYICAAGPKMRRSMCQWMSQKSQRKFVLVWTVAQDQISSFLFSRTILAVINSVCMSIFMVIMHVPYWLPLAIFCGLVSQFVPTIGTYIGGALPILFAWGSNGLMVALSVLIFIVVYQQIENLIFLPAVSQRTMDLNPAVAFLSVLVLGSVFGALGAFLALPIAASFQVIFKTYTKRYELIDSPLMQDPKPVKKSKVVAGAEAFNEHVIQPVALHIPRAASGSSARVTVEDEELTKLRDQIYTPPTSQDLDSSETIAIPKGALRGGALLQSSLSGGDDDHDKQDKTDSDHTEDDSADDDHSTHDNSTDDNPRNNWR; this comes from the coding sequence ATGAGCGCTCAAGATAACCAACAATTCGATCTAGCCTCGGTGTTCCCACACAAGGGTGATCCACGGCGTCCACCAGAGTGGTACGGCAGAGCACTCCTATACACCGGCATTGCGGTGTATCTGGCTTGGTTCATATTCAGGTCTTGGGGCCAAGTAGAGTTTGTTGTTTTAGATATTGTGATCTCGATGTTCATAGCTCTGGCTATGGAACCCTTAGTGCAGAATTTGGTTCGTCACGGATGGCGCAGAGGTGTAGCAGCAGCAGTATCGCTGGTGGTGCTCGTCATAGTGGCTATTGCGCTGCTGGTGATGTTTGGCAACATGTTTGTGCAACAGGTGACAGGCATGGCAGAGGGTCTACCTGATTTCTATGAGCAAATGTCGAAGACCATAGAGCAGCAGACTTCATGGCAGTTGCCAGCAATATCCGATCTCGGTAATGAGATAGTGAAAAATATTCAAAGTTCATGGGTTACTGATTTCGCCGGCCAAGCGATTTCGACAACAGTTGGTTTTATGAGCTTCCTGTTGAATTTCTTGACGGTACTTCTCGTTACGTATTACATCTGTGCAGCTGGCCCCAAAATGCGTAGAAGCATGTGCCAATGGATGAGTCAGAAAAGCCAACGTAAATTTGTGCTGGTTTGGACTGTTGCGCAAGACCAGATATCGAGCTTCCTATTTAGCCGCACGATTTTGGCAGTAATCAACAGTGTGTGCATGTCTATATTCATGGTCATTATGCATGTGCCCTACTGGTTACCGCTCGCAATTTTCTGTGGTTTGGTCTCGCAGTTTGTACCAACGATCGGTACTTACATCGGGGGAGCGTTACCAATTCTCTTCGCTTGGGGCAGTAATGGATTGATGGTTGCGCTAAGCGTGTTGATCTTCATCGTGGTGTACCAGCAAATCGAGAATCTGATTTTCCTTCCAGCCGTTTCACAACGTACGATGGATCTCAACCCTGCAGTGGCATTCCTATCTGTGCTGGTCCTTGGTTCGGTATTCGGAGCTCTTGGTGCATTTTTGGCTCTACCAATCGCCGCGAGTTTCCAGGTCATTTTCAAAACGTATACAAAACGTTATGAACTTATAGATTCACCGTTGATGCAAGATCCGAAGCCTGTGAAGAAGTCCAAGGTTGTGGCTGGCGCAGAAGCATTTAACGAACATGTGATTCAGCCTGTTGCTCTGCATATACCGAGGGCTGCAAGCGGATCAAGTGCACGGGTAACTGTTGAAGATGAAGAGCTTACCAAGCTCCGTGACCAGATATATACGCCTCCCACATCCCAAGATTTGGATAGCTCTGAAACCATAGCTATCCCGAAGGGTGCCTTACGCGGCGGTGCGCTTCTTCAATCGTCCTTATCAGGCGGCGATGATGACCATGATAAGCAGGATAAAACCGACAGTGATCATACAGAAGATGACAGTGCAGATGATGACCACTCCACTCATGACAATTCCACTGACGACAATCCAAGGAATAACTGGCGCTAA
- a CDS encoding D-alanyl-D-alanine carboxypeptidase — MVTLALCVTYIVADAFDIVPGSLTFVGVDRPSFSSAQQAYKSSTLFTSIEKNRAVDSAQAASVVKELLAAEGLGSDVSVVIADASGKVSAEHNSSVAREPASTLKTLTAFTASSVLDMNATLDTEVYLNQSESDGVAQLVLKGNGDMLLSDGDNDAAHINGRAGLGTLAKESAQALTARGITTVRLSYDDSLFGSDRKPTGIEENDAEWRYFTPISSMAVDGGRQWTDTARDSNPDVESSYPTRSTQTALDAATTFAAKLRSNGIKVDAEPSAATAPANISPLVKVSSAKLSEIMAFMLRNSDNTEAELLGRLSAIKLGTGNSSAGAVKAVEQTLSGNSINTTSLHMADCSGLSPGSKVTATTLDEIQHRFIESGNSTAAAAEALSVTGLVGTAADRATNASANGLLRVKTGTLSNVTSMAGNVSRRAGGALSFSVIINNPENAWSATQAINAFMTKLPEL; from the coding sequence ATGGTTACTCTAGCGTTGTGCGTGACGTATATTGTGGCTGACGCTTTCGATATAGTTCCAGGTTCACTCACCTTTGTTGGTGTGGATCGTCCTAGTTTTTCTAGTGCCCAACAAGCTTATAAAAGTTCAACTCTGTTCACATCTATAGAAAAAAATCGCGCAGTAGACTCAGCGCAAGCTGCATCTGTGGTGAAGGAATTGCTCGCTGCTGAGGGCTTGGGCAGTGATGTATCAGTGGTCATAGCTGACGCTTCAGGCAAGGTTAGTGCAGAGCACAACAGCAGTGTTGCGCGTGAACCCGCATCAACACTCAAGACTCTCACCGCTTTCACAGCTTCATCAGTGTTGGATATGAATGCCACACTCGATACTGAAGTGTATTTGAATCAAAGTGAGAGCGATGGCGTTGCTCAACTGGTGCTCAAGGGTAACGGAGATATGCTGCTGTCGGACGGGGACAACGATGCAGCTCATATCAATGGACGTGCCGGATTAGGGACTCTAGCCAAGGAAAGTGCTCAGGCCCTTACGGCGCGAGGCATAACCACCGTGCGCTTGTCATACGACGATTCACTATTTGGCTCAGACAGAAAACCTACAGGCATAGAAGAAAATGATGCTGAGTGGCGATATTTCACGCCAATTTCCTCAATGGCGGTTGACGGTGGACGTCAATGGACTGATACGGCACGTGACAGTAACCCTGACGTTGAATCAAGCTATCCGACTCGGTCTACACAAACAGCTCTCGATGCAGCAACAACATTTGCTGCGAAACTACGTAGCAATGGTATTAAGGTCGATGCTGAGCCTAGTGCTGCAACAGCACCCGCCAATATTTCTCCATTAGTAAAGGTCAGTTCCGCGAAGCTGTCTGAAATCATGGCGTTTATGTTGCGTAACTCTGACAACACTGAAGCTGAGTTGCTGGGCAGACTGAGCGCTATCAAACTCGGCACAGGTAATAGCTCAGCAGGAGCAGTGAAAGCTGTTGAACAGACTCTCAGTGGCAACTCAATTAACACCACTAGTTTGCATATGGCAGATTGTTCGGGTTTATCTCCAGGGTCGAAGGTGACTGCAACCACCTTGGATGAGATTCAACATCGCTTCATCGAGTCAGGAAATTCTACAGCTGCAGCTGCCGAAGCTTTGTCCGTTACCGGTTTGGTTGGTACTGCAGCTGATCGTGCCACTAATGCCTCAGCGAATGGATTGCTGCGTGTAAAAACAGGTACGTTAAGCAACGTGACCTCTATGGCAGGGAATGTGTCACGAAGGGCAGGGGGAGCTCTAAGCTTTTCCGTGATTATCAACAATCCTGAAAACGCGTGGTCAGCTACCCAAGCGATTAACGCTTTTATGACAAAACTCCCTGAGTTATAG
- a CDS encoding glycerate kinase family protein, which yields MKILIAPDSFKGSLSAHQAAEAISRGIHRALPSATCVLIPLADGGEGTVSALLNQPLQYSGTTSLSRSVSDEATPQMVTVRVTGPLGNHVDAEYAFLDSDHTAIMEMASASGLQYVDSTTMNPLFATSYGTGEMIRDALDRGAQTIILGLGGSASNDGGAGMAQALGVHLLDSNAHELHWGGAALASLSTIDLKDVDERLSSVNILLASDVDNPLTGRHGASAVFGPQKGATHDMVDTLDRAMCHYADIIRTQLHQDIANIPGSGAAGGLGAGCLAFTNASIHSGIDMVIQHLHVTEHAVDADYCFVGEGRIDAQTSRGKAPVGVAKAVKSVAPACKVIAVGGAIGNDVNSLYEQGIDAIFSISPGAISLDCAMNTAAHHLERCCENIMRAIM from the coding sequence ATGAAAATACTCATCGCTCCTGACTCTTTTAAGGGTTCGCTGAGTGCTCATCAAGCAGCTGAAGCCATATCGCGCGGTATACACCGTGCATTGCCTTCAGCCACGTGTGTGCTGATTCCACTCGCTGACGGTGGGGAGGGAACTGTATCAGCACTGCTCAATCAGCCCCTCCAATATTCAGGTACTACCTCGCTTTCACGCAGCGTAAGCGATGAGGCAACACCGCAAATGGTTACAGTGAGGGTCACTGGGCCGTTAGGTAATCACGTCGATGCGGAATATGCATTTCTAGACAGCGACCATACAGCAATTATGGAAATGGCCTCAGCTAGCGGTTTGCAATATGTGGATTCAACAACCATGAATCCACTTTTCGCCACGTCATATGGTACCGGTGAAATGATTCGTGATGCGCTGGATCGTGGAGCGCAGACCATTATCCTTGGCTTAGGAGGGAGCGCCAGCAACGATGGTGGCGCGGGGATGGCGCAAGCGCTCGGTGTCCACTTGCTCGATAGCAATGCACATGAGCTCCATTGGGGAGGTGCCGCTTTAGCGTCGCTAAGCACCATTGATCTTAAAGATGTCGATGAGCGCTTATCATCAGTCAACATATTGTTGGCTAGTGACGTTGATAATCCTCTCACTGGACGTCATGGTGCTTCAGCAGTGTTTGGCCCACAAAAAGGAGCCACTCACGATATGGTCGACACATTAGATCGCGCAATGTGCCATTATGCCGACATTATTCGCACTCAACTTCATCAAGATATTGCTAATATCCCTGGTTCTGGAGCTGCAGGCGGATTAGGTGCAGGATGTTTAGCTTTTACGAACGCTTCGATACATAGCGGTATAGATATGGTCATCCAACATCTTCACGTTACAGAACACGCCGTTGACGCAGATTACTGCTTTGTGGGCGAGGGGCGAATCGACGCACAAACCAGCAGAGGTAAAGCGCCTGTAGGTGTTGCAAAAGCTGTGAAATCCGTGGCACCAGCATGTAAGGTCATCGCTGTTGGCGGTGCAATAGGCAATGACGTCAACAGCCTCTATGAGCAAGGGATTGACGCGATATTTAGTATTTCTCCTGGTGCAATCTCACTAGACTGCGCTATGAATACGGCCGCTCACCATCTCGAGCGCTGTTGTGAGAACATTATGCGGGCTATCATGTGA
- a CDS encoding ABC transporter permease yields MNSIFTIVRLRWALTIAAMRKSSWQLIGYIFSMLMGISLVVAIGAAAWFLGKLDFNGGNSWNFELMYTIIVIGGSLASLLCALVQVMLIGEGSTLNPKKFALFGIPDSKLQSGLTLAGLSGIPAIAGLLSLFLLTLSYRSLGVGMIVVGIFAAPLAVVTIMSVSKLVISLASTMMHSRRSQAVLYIVVMVVIIGLSNTPNIIMNSGDPTHLTLEPFTMVAQIFSWTPFGAPFQLPFDVQSADWLALIIRVVIIIATWLVCFLGGVWCLARDRRFAGEAEQAKSLKGVGPFAWMPDSSSGAISARLLSYLRRDPRQAMFLLFPVIFLVLFALQSSNVPELVWMAPAFSALFLMMAEANGLAYDGRGFIMQAIIGVRGKDDRIGRVRVYCTLGTVYLLLTCVVAFIVAHSWTSASGVTIAIVVTGCSLGLFLAGLGLAEIFSCIFLYPVASMDKPFSSPQGRALAQGFFPFIHMFACVAAMVPTGIVAIVLAISSANSLWWVLAPVAVLNGVLFLCLGVLLGGKLMDARLLKIVSTLDGFASLQK; encoded by the coding sequence ATGAACAGCATATTCACCATCGTTCGTTTGAGATGGGCCTTGACAATTGCTGCTATGCGCAAATCCTCTTGGCAGCTTATTGGCTACATTTTCAGCATGCTGATGGGTATTTCTCTTGTAGTAGCAATCGGCGCAGCTGCTTGGTTTCTAGGCAAACTTGACTTCAATGGCGGAAATTCTTGGAATTTTGAACTGATGTATACCATCATTGTCATTGGTGGTTCCCTAGCCAGCTTGCTATGCGCTTTGGTGCAGGTAATGCTCATCGGTGAGGGATCCACTCTCAATCCCAAGAAGTTCGCGCTATTTGGTATTCCTGATAGCAAGCTGCAAAGTGGTTTGACTCTGGCAGGGCTCAGTGGCATTCCAGCAATTGCTGGTTTGCTGTCGCTATTCCTTCTCACTCTGTCCTACAGAAGTCTTGGTGTGGGAATGATAGTTGTAGGCATCTTTGCTGCACCTCTGGCTGTGGTCACCATAATGAGTGTCTCAAAATTGGTCATTTCTTTAGCTTCTACGATGATGCACTCGCGTCGAAGCCAAGCTGTGCTATACATCGTGGTCATGGTGGTGATTATTGGGCTGAGTAATACGCCAAACATCATCATGAACTCCGGTGATCCCACTCATTTGACTTTGGAACCATTCACGATGGTGGCGCAAATCTTTTCCTGGACACCGTTTGGAGCGCCATTCCAGCTGCCTTTTGATGTACAGTCAGCAGACTGGTTGGCATTAATCATCCGTGTGGTCATTATTATTGCCACCTGGCTGGTGTGCTTTCTGGGTGGTGTGTGGTGCCTTGCACGCGATCGACGATTTGCTGGTGAGGCTGAACAAGCAAAAAGTCTCAAAGGGGTTGGTCCCTTCGCTTGGATGCCTGATTCTTCATCAGGAGCGATTTCTGCTCGCCTGCTCAGTTATTTGCGCAGGGATCCAAGGCAAGCGATGTTTTTACTCTTCCCTGTGATATTCCTAGTGTTATTCGCGTTGCAGTCATCTAATGTTCCTGAATTGGTATGGATGGCACCAGCATTCTCTGCCTTGTTCCTGATGATGGCGGAAGCAAACGGTCTCGCGTATGACGGCCGTGGTTTTATCATGCAAGCAATTATTGGCGTTCGCGGAAAGGATGATCGTATTGGCCGCGTTCGAGTGTATTGCACTCTGGGCACCGTGTATCTACTGTTGACTTGTGTAGTGGCATTCATCGTTGCGCATTCTTGGACAAGTGCAAGTGGAGTTACTATCGCAATCGTCGTTACTGGATGCTCTCTAGGGCTTTTCTTAGCAGGTCTGGGACTAGCTGAGATTTTCTCCTGCATATTCTTGTATCCGGTAGCAAGTATGGACAAGCCTTTTTCTTCACCACAAGGTCGCGCATTAGCGCAAGGATTCTTCCCATTCATCCATATGTTTGCTTGCGTAGCTGCCATGGTGCCGACTGGAATTGTGGCTATCGTGTTGGCGATTAGCTCTGCAAATAGTTTGTGGTGGGTGCTGGCTCCTGTTGCTGTGCTCAACGGAGTGCTGTTCCTCTGCCTCGGAGTGTTGCTTGGGGGTAAGCTGATGGACGCACGTTTGTTGAAGATCGTGAGCACGCTCGATGGTTTCGCCTCGTTGCAGAAATGA
- a CDS encoding ASCH domain-containing protein, which translates to MTDETQHNTADNGTDNSAMQEPHAAPNEAQISEIDVQALSQEAIAQLPKDEFAYPGPIRDALIAAIFSGAKTSTASLYRDFALSNEALPKAGDLSVIIDSDGKDVAILRYTAVTTTRFIDVDDNHAKDEGEGYTDAAGWRQVHEKFWNSQEYLAEYGEGFTLNDETPVVLERFELVRKL; encoded by the coding sequence ATGACTGATGAGACACAGCACAACACCGCCGATAACGGCACAGACAACTCTGCAATGCAAGAACCACATGCAGCACCAAACGAAGCTCAAATATCTGAGATTGATGTACAAGCATTATCTCAGGAAGCTATTGCTCAACTTCCTAAAGACGAATTCGCCTACCCAGGACCAATCCGTGACGCATTAATCGCGGCTATATTTTCTGGGGCAAAAACCAGCACTGCCAGCTTATATCGCGACTTTGCGCTAAGTAACGAAGCGTTACCGAAGGCAGGCGACCTCAGTGTAATCATCGATTCTGACGGCAAAGATGTAGCGATACTGAGATATACGGCCGTAACGACTACGCGATTCATTGATGTTGACGACAACCATGCCAAAGATGAAGGCGAAGGCTACACCGATGCTGCGGGTTGGCGACAGGTTCATGAGAAGTTTTGGAATTCGCAGGAGTATTTAGCCGAATATGGTGAGGGGTTTACTCTCAACGACGAGACTCCTGTTGTGCTTGAACGCTTTGAGCTAGTACGAAAGCTTTGA
- a CDS encoding glycosyltransferase, which translates to MLTVSIIIPAWNEEERITDCLLNATRQTVPPHEVIVVDNRSTDNTVSVTQQFIKEHPDANVRLLHQDDDQGLIPTRNWGLNHATGDVLGRVDADSMLKPDWAEVVSGIFTEDPDAMGATGPVVYYDMPGKKIGLKGDNRIRQNIYRADGGHYLLFGSNMAIRASAWKTISSQVCRDESDVMHEDVDISLHLLGKGYKTVYSPRMIAGMSARRMDTSFSSFRSYMKRFKNTFDAHPQHWRTEKPEHTLYALYPVLRTFYPVYQKYLDSMDINPAERVWMREQIEIARRDDGDLVD; encoded by the coding sequence ATGCTGACCGTCTCGATAATCATTCCTGCTTGGAATGAAGAAGAACGCATCACGGACTGCCTGCTGAATGCCACCAGACAAACAGTGCCTCCACACGAAGTGATTGTCGTCGACAATCGTTCCACTGATAACACCGTTAGCGTTACTCAACAATTCATAAAAGAGCACCCAGACGCCAATGTACGTCTACTGCATCAGGATGATGACCAGGGGCTGATACCAACCAGAAACTGGGGTCTCAACCATGCCACAGGCGATGTGCTTGGCAGAGTGGATGCTGACAGCATGTTGAAACCTGATTGGGCTGAAGTAGTGTCCGGTATTTTCACTGAGGACCCTGATGCCATGGGTGCTACTGGCCCTGTGGTGTATTACGACATGCCCGGAAAAAAGATTGGTCTCAAAGGCGACAACAGGATTAGGCAAAATATCTACCGTGCTGACGGCGGACACTATTTACTCTTCGGCTCCAACATGGCCATACGAGCTTCTGCCTGGAAGACCATCTCATCTCAAGTATGCCGTGACGAATCTGATGTAATGCACGAAGATGTCGATATATCACTGCATTTATTAGGTAAAGGGTATAAAACCGTCTACTCCCCTCGTATGATCGCTGGTATGAGCGCACGACGTATGGATACGTCATTCTCATCGTTTAGAAGCTACATGAAGCGATTCAAAAACACTTTCGATGCACATCCGCAACATTGGAGAACAGAAAAACCTGAGCATACGCTCTATGCCTTGTACCCTGTGCTCAGAACCTTCTACCCCGTGTACCAGAAATATCTTGACAGCATGGATATCAACCCTGCTGAGCGCGTATGGATGCGGGAACAGATCGAAATCGCTCGTCGTGATGACGGAGACTTGGTTGACTAA
- a CDS encoding ABC transporter ATP-binding protein: MQPQAQPTFAAMNPDPNAAVSIRGLAKQFDGKVAVNGLSLDIPVGSFYGLVGPNGAGKTTTLNMVTGLLIPDAGVAMVLGNNVWADTNHVKRIIGVMPQSEQIFDRLTGLQLLVYSGMLRGMSRAEVTSRAQDLLNAFDLQNSANVMVSDYSAGMTKKICLATAMIHSPRILVLDEPFESVDPVSSANLKDILIEYAQTGGTVIISSHVMALVEKMCTHVAIINQGQVAAAGTVHEVAAGEELEDRFLDLVGGRHAAAHLAWLDGGAGVGAAVPSSPAYGGNPLEPSTNSNSTAAANTSDGSVSE; this comes from the coding sequence ATGCAGCCACAGGCGCAACCCACATTTGCTGCGATGAATCCCGATCCCAATGCCGCTGTGTCTATTCGCGGATTAGCTAAGCAGTTTGATGGGAAAGTTGCTGTTAACGGACTGTCTCTGGATATTCCTGTGGGCTCTTTCTACGGTTTAGTTGGGCCAAATGGTGCAGGAAAGACCACCACGCTGAACATGGTTACAGGTCTGCTGATCCCCGACGCAGGTGTAGCAATGGTGCTTGGCAACAATGTTTGGGCTGACACGAATCATGTTAAACGCATTATTGGCGTGATGCCGCAGTCTGAGCAGATCTTTGACAGACTTACAGGTTTACAGCTTCTCGTATATTCAGGGATGCTCAGGGGAATGTCACGAGCCGAGGTTACCTCGCGCGCACAAGACTTACTCAACGCTTTTGATTTGCAAAATTCTGCGAATGTGATGGTTAGTGACTATTCAGCAGGTATGACAAAGAAAATATGCCTTGCCACTGCGATGATTCATAGTCCACGAATTCTTGTACTCGATGAACCGTTTGAATCTGTTGATCCGGTTTCGAGCGCGAATCTCAAAGACATTCTTATCGAATATGCACAAACTGGCGGTACGGTAATTATTTCTTCGCATGTTATGGCGTTAGTTGAGAAGATGTGCACTCACGTAGCAATTATTAATCAAGGCCAAGTTGCCGCAGCAGGAACCGTACACGAGGTGGCTGCAGGTGAAGAATTGGAAGATCGCTTCCTTGATTTGGTTGGCGGACGTCACGCGGCTGCACACCTTGCTTGGCTAGACGGTGGTGCTGGCGTCGGTGCTGCTGTTCCTTCGTCACCGGCGTATGGCGGTAACCCGTTAGAACCTTCAACGAATTCCAATTCAACTGCCGCTGCAAACACCTCTGATGGATCGGTGAGTGAGTGA
- a CDS encoding glycosyltransferase family 2 protein produces the protein MALLNILDVILMILGVVGILYQAICILTSFFSKPVTFSQAPQNKRYAVLISARNEELVVGNLIDSVRAQSYPSELIDIWLVADNCTDDTAGLARSKGCHVVVRDNLHEIGKGYALTYLLNHIIDSPYAKSYDAFFVFDADNLLDKHYIEEMNKAYQSGFKILTSYRNSKNFSENWVSSGSALWYIRESRFLNSSRMVFGSSCHVGGTGFMFSREIMERNNGWKFHLLTEDLEFTMDSVLHGDRIGYCGTAILYDEQPVTFRQSWRQRVRWSKGFLQVFRYYGPSLIQRAIQERDFSAVDLTLLICPFAAFGAIRVFLGALFAAFGFVSWGGQISALSGWASGIALSILTMMGLAALTIIAERNRIGASNKELFAYCLSFPVYMLSYIPISFLAIFSKPEWKPIQHKGQ, from the coding sequence ATGGCTCTTCTGAATATTCTCGATGTCATATTGATGATTCTTGGCGTGGTTGGTATCTTGTACCAAGCCATATGCATTCTCACTTCATTTTTTTCGAAGCCGGTAACCTTCTCGCAAGCACCACAAAATAAACGATATGCGGTCCTTATCTCGGCTCGAAATGAAGAATTGGTGGTCGGCAATCTCATTGATTCTGTGAGAGCGCAGAGCTATCCGTCAGAGCTCATCGATATTTGGCTTGTTGCAGACAACTGCACTGACGATACGGCAGGACTCGCACGTTCAAAGGGTTGCCACGTAGTGGTGCGCGACAATCTTCATGAAATCGGCAAAGGGTATGCACTAACCTACTTACTCAACCACATCATTGATTCACCGTATGCAAAAAGTTACGATGCGTTCTTCGTCTTTGATGCCGATAACCTACTCGACAAGCATTACATCGAGGAAATGAATAAGGCATATCAGTCGGGCTTCAAAATTCTCACCAGCTACCGCAATTCCAAGAATTTTTCGGAGAATTGGGTGTCTTCCGGATCTGCGTTGTGGTACATCAGAGAATCCCGATTCTTGAACTCTTCGCGTATGGTTTTCGGATCCAGTTGTCACGTTGGAGGAACAGGGTTTATGTTCTCCAGAGAGATTATGGAGCGCAATAATGGCTGGAAATTCCATCTGCTAACAGAAGATTTGGAATTTACCATGGATTCTGTGCTCCATGGTGACCGTATTGGATACTGCGGTACGGCAATTTTGTATGACGAACAACCTGTAACGTTCCGGCAGAGTTGGCGTCAGCGCGTGCGTTGGAGTAAAGGTTTCTTGCAGGTGTTCCGCTACTATGGGCCAAGTTTGATTCAGAGAGCGATTCAAGAGCGGGATTTTTCTGCAGTAGATTTGACCTTATTGATATGCCCATTTGCAGCTTTTGGAGCTATTAGAGTGTTTCTGGGAGCATTGTTCGCTGCGTTTGGATTTGTCTCTTGGGGTGGGCAAATCTCTGCTTTGAGCGGCTGGGCGAGTGGAATAGCGTTGAGTATCCTGACGATGATGGGCCTAGCAGCCTTAACCATCATTGCCGAGCGTAATCGTATCGGAGCTTCTAATAAGGAACTCTTTGCTTACTGCTTGAGTTTTCCTGTATACATGCTCAGCTACATACCGATTTCTTTCCTTGCCATTTTTTCGAAGCCAGAGTGGAAACCAATTCAGCATAAAGGTCAATAG